The Thioalkalivibrio nitratireducens DSM 14787 DNA segment GGTGTCCGAGTACCTCGATCTCACCCTCCAGGCGATAGCCGTAGTTCGCACCGCGGGTGGTGATATCGAACCACTTCCAGAGATCATCGATGCTGGTGACGCCGCGCTTGAGCACCACCGGCGCGAACCGGGTCTGGCCGGCGCGCTGGAAAGCACCCCAGTTCCGGCCGCCTTCGGCGATCAGCTTGGGCTCCATGGTCACCTCGAGCCCGGTCACCTCGCTGAACTGACCACCGCATAGGAGCTCGGACCGGTCGCCGTTGTAGAGCGAGACCCGGAAGCGAAAGGGGACGAACTCGGTCATGTCCTCAGCTCCGCCGTCCAGTCACCACCGCGATGGACGAAGGCGATATGAATGCGATCGATCGGAAAGGCCGGCGCCACCTCGATCTCGAAGATGATTACGGCGTCCTGGCCGGTGATCTGCCGGATGCGGTAGGCGTCCTCTGACTTGCGGCCGCGCAGCGCGCCCTGCCGGTATAGGCGCCGGAAGAAATCCTCCAGCAGCAGCCGGGGCCGCGGGTCGCGGTGGTCCACGTTGAACACCAGCACTTCGCCCAGCGCCCGCAACTGGCGGAGCAGGAACCCCATGAAACGGGCCACCTCGCCGCTGCGGTACTCCGCGCGCCCGGTGAGCGTGTACTGGTCGGGCGGCAGCGCGGGCACCGCGAGGCGCTCGTCGTCCAGGTGCACGCGGCCGCCGTTGACCTGCAGCACGCCGATGCCCGGCCGCTCGCGCAGTTCGAGGGTGCGTTGCAGGGTCACCGCGGGATACGGTCGCGCATCGGCGCGCATCGGCAGCCCCGCCACCGAACGCCAGATGCCCCGTCGGCGAGCGCCGCCGGCCTGCAGGCCGGCGAGCGCACCGACGCTGCTGACCAGCCGGTAACCCGCGCCACGCAGGTAGGGGAAGAGCAGCTGCAGCCGGCGCAGCTGGGGCCCGTCGCTGCTCGCCTTGATCGCCTCGATGTCAGCAAGCGCCGCAGGGTCGAGTCCCGGCCGGTCGGCATTGTCGGTGTCGGAATAGGCCAGCGGCAACGTGAACAGGCACTGCACATCGGGACGGTGCCGCGCCAGCAGGTACTGCAAGGGCCGCAGCAGGTCGCCGGTAGGCAGCGGCGGCGGAGCGTGTTCGATCTCACCGGGATT contains these protein-coding regions:
- a CDS encoding phage tail protein, translating into MTEFVPFRFRVSLYNGDRSELLCGGQFSEVTGLEVTMEPKLIAEGGRNWGAFQRAGQTRFAPVVLKRGVTSIDDLWKWFDITTRGANYGYRLEGEIEVLGHPSVTVDGTGDVTSVQDHPVLVWKLAQVLATRFKGPDLSATASQAAIEELHLVHEGLTLVRPAAGEGA